ACATCCACTTAATAATATTCATTACAACATTTTATTTTTTCAAGTGTTTTGgacaaaatgttaaaatttaccATGCGTTTAAAAAACATTTTCAACATTAACAATAATCTGACTCTAATACATGTTCAGTTGAGTGATAATGAATTCGATATCCTTTTAGCatcattttaaaaatacttttcttAACCATTTTCAGAAATAATTttcaattataataataaattgatCTTAATAGTTGTCAAGTCAAGTATGAAAGAACTCGATATCCTTTAATTATGATTTCAAGTAGTGAAAAAAATTATCTCTCATGTAAAAGTATCATCTTACTCAATTTTATACTTAGCCGAAATTCAATGTAAttgtaaaaagaaaaacaagtgtACCGTAAAAAGGATTATCTAGTATTCTCAAGTTTCCTTTATGCTAAGAAAGGTAAAAAGgggggaaaaaaaagaaaaagaaaaacataaaggAAGGGTTGTTTACTCTTACAGTGCAATAGTCAATTAAAAAAGTTCCAAAGCGTACTGTAAGCTCAACAATCAAAGCTTAATGCACCTTTGTGTGTAAGGACACAAAAAAGGATACACCTTTGTGTGTAAGGGGGCGCAAAAGCAGCTGCTTCGTTAGCAAGTTcattatttgaataaagtgtgatttcaaacatttttattgttattaaaaataaaaaataatgcaAAGCTAAAAAACCTAGGTATAATCATAGATCTAAAGAAAAAGTAAAtcaattatatttatttgaatctacaatttaaatttatttttaaaaataaattctttctattttatagttaaaaaataaaatctaagaacataattttaatgttttataagaGTAACTAtgtaatttaatgttttataaaaATAGTTTATTTCTAAAAACACTCACTATCTCACGACTTTAAAATTACTCATTATTATATAACTCCTCTTCTCCTCAATACCCACTTTccttttaatattttcattattttcctaaatataaaatttatatatattcatttgtATATGATTTTTCACATAATTATCTTTTGAGAAATCTTAAAAACATTTTAACGagttacttataatttaaataataaataattatcttTGACCTTCTTAAAAACATAACAATAAACATTTAtggttttttattaatttaaactttttaaatatttttgttttaatgtataacataataaaatattaattaatcaacCTCTATTTAAGTCGCTTTCGCTCACTACCCTTCTTTTATGTTTGCCAAGCGAGTCTTTCAATTTTCTCTGCATAGTAGCGACTGAAGGAGTGGTATTTGGTAGTACGCCCTTTTcctctctgttttttttttttcttcttttgtttttaatttaatttattttaatttattcactttTTTATTAACATTATTCGTTGATAAGTGGTTTTCCGGTAGCGGTTTTCCGTCGAAGCTCGTACGCATTTCTGTTTATTTCTTCTTATTGTTGATGGATCTAcggtttttttctatttttttaactgATTTTTTTTCGCTCGTTTGTTTTTTTTTACTACGATTTCTTAGATCTTTGTTTACTGCTTTGTCTTATCTAGGGTTTGAGGGGATCTTAGCGTTTTTTAAGCTATTGTTGTTATGTATTAGGGTTTTCGTTTCGCTGTTTGACTGTGATATGTTTTGCTTCATTTGATctgttatatgtatatgtattttcACTCTCTTTAAATTAGGATTACTTGATGTTAGGGTTTAGTTATGTTATGATAGTGGAGAACGCTTTTAAAGTTTCATTGAGGAGAATAACTtcttaattttttgttttgaaaacACGCTTAGTGCTTGCTGGCTTTCTGTCCTTGTGCAGTTATCTTCATGGGTAGGAAGAAGAGAAGTGATAATCCTTCTGGAGGCGAGAGCTCCCAGTCTCATGATACTGGTGCTGGCAGTGGTCAGGGTCCCCAACGTCCTCCTCAACAACAAGGGGGAAGTGGAGGTTACTCGGGTGGACGAGGTTGGGCTCCACAATCTCAGCAAGGAGGTCGGGGTGGTTATGGCTCTGGTGGTCGGGGTCGTGGAATGCCACAACAGCAGTATGGTGGAGGACCTCCTGAATACCAAGGTAGAGGAAGGGGAGGTTCTTCTCAGCAAGGAGGTCGTGGGGGATATGGTGGCGGTCGAGGTAGTGGTGGCCGTGGTGGAGGACCTTTTGCTGGTGGACCATCCCGACCACCTGTTCCCGAGCTGCACCAAGCAACCCAACCTATGCAAGTTGAGGTGACCCGCCAGCCTGCTCCGTCTGAGGCAGGCTCATCATCCAGGCCACCACCTGAGCCTGTACCATTGGCTGAGCATTATCAACAGCTTTCCATCCAGCAAGAAGCTGGCCAAGCAATTCAGCCAGTTCCTCCATCAAGCAAGTCAGTGAGGTTTCCTCTTCGACCTGGAAAGGGTAGCACTGGCACAAGGTGCATTGTCAAAGCTAATCATTTCTTTGCTGAATTGCCAGATAAAGATTTGCACCAGTATGATGTGAGTTCTTTTATAATAAGCCTTTTCTTTGTTTCCTTTATCTTCTGATTCTTGATTAGCATTATCAATGGAAATAGGTTACTATTACACCGGAGGTAGCATCTCGAGGAGTAAACCGGGCTGTCATGGAGCAGCTAGTGAAATTATATAGAGAATCACATCTAGGAAAGCGCCTTCCTGCTTATGATGGCCGGAAGAGTCTTTACACTGCTGGGCCTCTCCCTTTTGTGTCCAAGGAGTTTAAGATCACCCTTACTGATGAGGATGATGGTTCAGGACAGCCAAGGTTGTTGATTGATAGCCTTCTTATTTTCATTCAATATTCATTTGCacatttatttttttgttatgTTGCTTCTATTTTTGCTAGAACttgttttttagaaaaaaaatatatccTTCTAACATTTGTCCATAGGATCTGATGCTAGAAACTTCAAAAGTTTGTTCTGGCTTGGAAGTGCCAAGGTTTCATTTTGTTTCAGAAAACATAGTCCATTTTCATTTTCGTGAAGCATTGTTTTAAGAGAAAAATGGATTTGTTTCAAATAtaaaacaagaaaagaaaaatgttttCAAATTAAATGGGTTAACCTAAAACATTTTCTATAAGAAATAGAAAACAAAAACTGTTTTTcagaaaatgaaaatggaaaataaaaatgTTTTCTCAAGCCAATTGATTTCTAAATGCCTTCTGACTGGTGATAGGGTTGTATGGAATGGGACATTGAATTGTTTTTTGTTGACATCTGTGTTCCATTACTTATTATATATTCTTGATGCAGAAGGGACCGGGATTTTAAAGTTGTAATCAAATTGGCTGCTCGTGCTGATCTGCACCATCTTGGACTCTTTTTGCAAGGGAAACAAGCTGATGCACCTCAGGAAGCTCTTCAGGTTCTTGACATTGTTCTTCGAGAATTACCTACTACCAGGTACTGCGTtttggttattattatttttttatctgTTTACCATGCTGCTTCTGGCTTTCAAATTTTGATACATGTGAGGGTACAGGTATTGTCCTGTTGGACGTTCATTCTACTCACCTGACCTAGGGAGAAGGCAGCCTTTGGGTGAGGGATTAGAAAGCTGGCGTGGTTTTTATCAAAGCATTCGTCCTACACAGATGGGACTATCGCTGAATATTGGTATTGTTGTTATGAGACAACCATTTTCATTTGATCTATATTGCATGCCTGGGTGGTTTATTCACATGTCATTGCACCTGTATTTTATCTCTGTGCCTTAATCTAACCTGGTCTTATGGTGACAATTATCTGCTGGACAGATATGTCTTCTACTGCTTTCATTGAGCCTTTGCCTGTTATTGATTTTGTAACACAATTGCTAAACCGTGATGTTTCTAGACCACTATCTGATGCTGATCGCGTGAAGGTAAGAATTTCTTAAATTTCCTTCTGATTGGAAATATTAAGTACCGATTACTTTGTCATCTTTTGTATTTATTCTCTCTTATTGGAAACCAGCTATTTCCTGACATCTATTATTAGggattgtgcatgatttcatttgTTTCAGCAGGTGAAAAAGTCTGCTAGGGGATATTATGTTCTCCCTTTAGTTATCATCCTACCATGTTCATTTTGGTGTTCTTTTTTGTATGAATAGATTAAAAAGGCTCTTAGAGGAGTCAAAGTAGAAGTTACACACCGTGGCAACATGCGGAGAAAATATCGAATATCAGGTTTAACATCACAAGCAACTAGAGAGTTGACGTGAGTATTACTATAATTCTTTTATGTAATGTCTTTTAGAGGATCTCTATTTTTGTAATGTGAATTGTATGCATTATTTTTTTAACCTGTAAGTACAGAAAATGTTTCATCTGTTTCAAGCaaataaattatcttttaaaaagtCGCATAATATTATTGAACATAAACCTTTTTCTGGTATTGTGCTTTGCAAACATAGGCCAATATTAGAGCAATGATCTAACTGTTACTTGTGATATGGTGTCGGTCCTAATTCTCTAACAGGCTTTATTGTTTATAGTTTTCCTGTAGATGATAGAGGCACAATGAAATCTGTTGTGGAGTATTTTCATGAAACTTACGGTTTCATCATTCAACATACCCAATGGCCTTGTCTACAAGTTGGAAACCAGCAGAGACCAAATTATTTGCCAATGGAGGTAAATTCCTTTAGACTGAGGTGGTAATTGGTATATAGATATGCATGCTAATGACTTGTAATTCACGTAGGTATGCAAGATTGTTGAGGGTCAGAGGTACTCGAAGAGATTGAATGAGAAACAGATTACTGCTTTACTGAAGGTCACCTGCCAGCGTCCTCAGGAAAGAGAGTATGATATTATGAAGGTCCGacatttttgctttttcttttgtgTTTCTTAACACTTTCGCTTTATCTCGCctcactattttttttctttttttgtatgATGGGTGGATGTGACTGTTAGTCTGCAATAATTTGCATTGCAATAATTTGCATCAAAACTACTTAAATTgtctcctttttatttttattttctgtaGTTTTCATGTGAACAATTGccttgtaaaaatataattattgtgTATGCCAAACTGTGTTCAACTCAAGTGCTAAATAATAAGTGAGACCTAATATAATATCCATCTTGTGATTACCTTTGGATCTAAAAATCTACATCATATTTGTGTCTTACTATCATCTTTTGCTTGAACTTTTTCTTAGACAAAATTGTCAATTAAGTTGATGGTTTGTTACTGGCGGGCTAATTTCTTATATTCCTTTATAGACGGTGCAACATAATGCTTATCATGAAGACCCTTATGCTAAGGAATTTGGAATTAAAATCAGTGAGAAGCTTGCTTCAGTTGAAGCGCGTATTCTGCCTCCGCCGTGGGTAAGTTATCAATTATTGTGTTATTTTTTCTGCAATTTTATAATTCcttccatatttttatttgtgATTGATTTTTGTTCTCTGTGCAGCTTAAATATCATGATACTGGTAGAGAGAAGGATTGCCTGCCTCAGGTTGGGCAATGGAATATGATGAACAAGGTATCTCTTACTGTTTCAAAGCTAGGTCATACATTTTAGTTGTTGACTTTCCATTCTCACTGtgtatttggttttaatttaaaCTAGTCTTTACCCATACTGAATCTATAGGTAGAATAGATAAATAACTTCGTTATCtacttgaaaagaaaaggagtTATAGGTATCCTAACTGCATGAAGTTCATCTGTTCTATCTCGAATGGTGCTTTTTCTGATTTCTAATTATTTTGTTGCAGAAAATGGTTAATGGTGGGACTGTAAACAACTGGATCTGCATAAACTTTTCTCGGCTAGTCCAAGATAGTGTGGCACGGGGGTTTTGTTATGAGCTTGCACAAATGTGTTATATCTCTGGCATGGTAAGGGATTTGTAGTACACTCTGACATTAGTCTGTCTTTGTGATCTCAATTTGGTACTGTTTTTATTTTGAATAGAGTTCTTTTTAACATTGACACTCATGTCATTTGCAGGCCTTTACTCCTGAACCAGTGCTTCCTCCAATTAGTGCTCGTCCTGAGTATGTTGAGAAGGTTTTGAAAACACGGTATCATGATGCCATGATTAAACTGCAGCCCCAGAACAAAGAGCTTGACCTGCTTATTGTTATTCTTCCAGATAATAATGGCTCTCTTTATGGTATAAATTTTCTGGTCTGAAATTTGTTTCTTTAAAAAAGATTCATGCTGATCTCTGAATCATTCTATTTCCCTTGCAGGTGATTTGAAAAGGATTTGTGAGACTGATCTTGGTATTGTTTCCCAGTGCTGCTTGACTAAACATGTATTTAGAATGAGCAAACAATATTTGG
This window of the Gossypium arboreum isolate Shixiya-1 chromosome 12, ASM2569848v2, whole genome shotgun sequence genome carries:
- the LOC108479169 gene encoding protein argonaute 1-like isoform X2, which translates into the protein MGRKKRSDNPSGGESSQSHDTGAGSGQGPQRPPQQQGGSGGYSGGRGWAPQSQQGGRGGYGSGGRGRGMPQQQYGGGPPEYQGRGRGGSSQQGGRGGYGGGRGSGGRGGGPFAGGPSRPPVPELHQATQPMQVEVTRQPAPSEAGSSSRPPPEPVPLAEHYQQLSIQQEAGQAIQPVPPSSKSVRFPLRPGKGSTGTRCIVKANHFFAELPDKDLHQYDVTITPEVASRGVNRAVMEQLVKLYRESHLGKRLPAYDGRKSLYTAGPLPFVSKEFKITLTDEDDGSGQPRDRDFKVVIKLAARADLHHLGLFLQGKQADAPQEALQVLDIVLRELPTTRYCPVGRSFYSPDLGRRQPLGEGLESWRGFYQSIRPTQMGLSLNIDMSSTAFIEPLPVIDFVTQLLNRDVSRPLSDADRVKIKKALRGVKVEVTHRGNMRRKYRISGLTSQATRELTFPVDDRGTMKSVVEYFHETYGFIIQHTQWPCLQVGNQQRPNYLPMEVCKIVEGQRYSKRLNEKQITALLKVTCQRPQEREYDIMKTVQHNAYHEDPYAKEFGIKISEKLASVEARILPPPWLKYHDTGREKDCLPQVGQWNMMNKKMVNGGTVNNWICINFSRLVQDSVARGFCYELAQMCYISGMAFTPEPVLPPISARPEYVEKVLKTRYHDAMIKLQPQNKELDLLIVILPDNNGSLYGDLKRICETDLGIVSQCCLTKHVFRMSKQYLANVALKINVKVGGRNTVLVDAISRRIPLVSDRPTIIFGADVTHPHPGEDSSPSIAAVVASQDWPEVTKYAGLVCAQAHRQELIQDLFKTWQDPVRGTVSGGMIKELLISFRRATGQKPQRIIFYRDGVSEGQFYQVLLYELDAIRKACASLEPNYQPPVTFVVVQKRHHTRLFANNHSDRRSVDRSGNILPGTVVDSKICHPTEFDFYLCSHAGIQGTSRPAHYHVLWDENKFTADALQSLTNNLCYTYARCTRSVSIVPPAYYAHLAAFRARFYMEPETSDSGSMTSGTAAGRGGGAAAAGGRSTRGPGASAAVRPLPALKENVKRVMFYC
- the LOC108479169 gene encoding protein argonaute 1-like isoform X1, producing MGRKKRSDNPSGGESSQSHDTGAGSGQGPQRPPQQQGGSGGYSGGRGWAPQSQQGGRGGYGSGGRGRGMPQQQYGGGPPEYQGRGRGGSSQQGGRGGYGGGRGSGGRGGGPFAGGPSRPPVPELHQATQPMQVEVTRQPAPSEAGSSSRPPPEPVPLAEHYQQLSIQQEAGQAIQPVPPSSKSVRFPLRPGKGSTGTRCIVKANHFFAELPDKDLHQYDVTITPEVASRGVNRAVMEQLVKLYRESHLGKRLPAYDGRKSLYTAGPLPFVSKEFKITLTDEDDGSGQPRRDRDFKVVIKLAARADLHHLGLFLQGKQADAPQEALQVLDIVLRELPTTRYCPVGRSFYSPDLGRRQPLGEGLESWRGFYQSIRPTQMGLSLNIDMSSTAFIEPLPVIDFVTQLLNRDVSRPLSDADRVKIKKALRGVKVEVTHRGNMRRKYRISGLTSQATRELTFPVDDRGTMKSVVEYFHETYGFIIQHTQWPCLQVGNQQRPNYLPMEVCKIVEGQRYSKRLNEKQITALLKVTCQRPQEREYDIMKTVQHNAYHEDPYAKEFGIKISEKLASVEARILPPPWLKYHDTGREKDCLPQVGQWNMMNKKMVNGGTVNNWICINFSRLVQDSVARGFCYELAQMCYISGMAFTPEPVLPPISARPEYVEKVLKTRYHDAMIKLQPQNKELDLLIVILPDNNGSLYGDLKRICETDLGIVSQCCLTKHVFRMSKQYLANVALKINVKVGGRNTVLVDAISRRIPLVSDRPTIIFGADVTHPHPGEDSSPSIAAVVASQDWPEVTKYAGLVCAQAHRQELIQDLFKTWQDPVRGTVSGGMIKELLISFRRATGQKPQRIIFYRDGVSEGQFYQVLLYELDAIRKACASLEPNYQPPVTFVVVQKRHHTRLFANNHSDRRSVDRSGNILPGTVVDSKICHPTEFDFYLCSHAGIQGTSRPAHYHVLWDENKFTADALQSLTNNLCYTYARCTRSVSIVPPAYYAHLAAFRARFYMEPETSDSGSMTSGTAAGRGGGAAAAGGRSTRGPGASAAVRPLPALKENVKRVMFYC